The following proteins are co-located in the Oscillospiraceae bacterium genome:
- the cas2 gene encoding CRISPR-associated endonuclease Cas2 — protein sequence MMVLITYDVNTETAAGRKRLRQVAKQCVNFGQRVQNSVFECQVDAAKMREIEERLLKIINPELDSLRFYNLGNGYKTKIKHVGAKLSFDVSEPLII from the coding sequence ATGATGGTCCTTATTACATACGATGTAAATACAGAAACAGCTGCAGGACGAAAGCGGCTTCGACAGGTAGCAAAGCAATGCGTTAACTTCGGTCAAAGAGTACAGAATTCAGTGTTTGAGTGTCAGGTTGATGCTGCAAAAATGCGTGAGATTGAAGAAAGGCTGTTAAAAATCATTAATCCGGAACTCGACAGTCTTCGCTTCTATAATTTGGGAAACGGTTATAAAACAAAAATAAAGCATGTCGGCGCAAAGCTTTCATTTGATGTCAGCGAGCCTCTGATAATTTAA